From Thunnus maccoyii chromosome 21, fThuMac1.1, whole genome shotgun sequence, the proteins below share one genomic window:
- the dtx3l1 gene encoding E3 ubiquitin-protein ligase DTX3L1, with amino-acid sequence MGSGQSSEKLHCNRYLNGQGPPPLLQQANDGVNGMYKELNGCQPEGQMTWVILHRDLPGFPDSNTLQINYIFPDGIQTEKHPHPGQPYAGLRLCAYLPDNREGRKVLRGLDKAFNEQLLFTVATNKDGEDMVTPASIPLKTQPDGGTKVDGYPDPDYLKTVRKLLKHKGIE; translated from the exons ATGGGCTCTGGCCAAAGCAGCGAAAAGCTCCACTGTAACCGCTATCTGAACGGACAGGGTCCTCCACCACTACTACAGCAAG CTAATGACGGGGTGAATGGGATGTATAAAGAACTGAATGGCTGTCAGCCAGAGGGCCAGATGACCTGGGTGATCCTCCACAGAGACCTGCCAGGATTCCCTGATAGCAACACACTGCAGATCAACTACATCTTCCCCGATGGAATACAGACA GAGAAACACCCCCACCCTGGCCAGCCTTATGCAGGACTACGGCTCTGTGCTTACCTGCCTGACAACCGTGAGGGCAGAAAGGTTCTCAGGGGGCTGGACAAGGCCTTCAACGAGCAGCtcctgtttactgttgccaCCAATAAAGACGGAGAGGATATGGTCACCCCAGCATCTATTCCCCTAAAAACACAACCAGACGGAGGGACCAAGGT TGATGGATACCCAGATCCTGACTACTTGAAGACTGTGAGAAAGCTACTGAAGCACAAAGGCATTGaataa